A stretch of Helicobacter pylori DNA encodes these proteins:
- a CDS encoding DUF3519 domain-containing protein has product MKLPKALNEATAGAALKYHLKRALERSHSISEFSKNLELSAQNAKFSNNTLKIIEELTNGIKQASEEIKEKAFDFSNQKLTNEQIKELLNNAEIPTSGRDAITFGVNNLNPEIVEFLHKNNKKMIIEKASNKELELLKDANFKHPENIRASLDHDAIAHILKRHGVNSVNVKNGEIPVTNEDIANYRYIINNADAIIRTLDKYDKEAITAFKQINGYAVVVEQAINKKNELALKTMYKNNGSYKNNEVYKAFSSTSLDADAKVRHRLSSYSGATGNTTQKPLNSQEDLLKNTELNNEPPKKLQIYPPLNLPTPKS; this is encoded by the coding sequence ATTAAATTACCCAAAGCTTTAAACGAAGCCACCGCAGGCGCAGCCTTGAAGTATCACCTAAAAAGAGCGTTAGAACGAAGCCACTCTATAAGCGAATTTAGTAAGAATTTAGAATTAAGCGCACAAAACGCTAAATTTAGCAACAACACGCTTAAAATCATTGAAGAGCTTACTAACGGAATCAAACAAGCGAGCGAAGAAATCAAAGAAAAAGCGTTTGATTTTTCTAATCAAAAACTCACTAACGAGCAAATTAAAGAGCTATTAAATAACGCAGAAATCCCTACAAGCGGGAGAGACGCTATCACTTTTGGAGTGAATAACCTAAACCCTGAAATCGTTGAATTTTTACACAAAAACAACAAAAAAATGATTATAGAAAAAGCCTCTAACAAAGAATTAGAGCTTTTAAAAGACGCTAACTTTAAGCACCCTGAAAACATAAGAGCGAGTTTAGATCATGATGCTATCGCTCATATACTTAAAAGGCATGGCGTTAATTCTGTTAATGTTAAAAATGGTGAAATCCCTGTTACGAACGAAGACATAGCGAATTATAGATATATCATTAATAACGCTGATGCAATTATTAGGACTTTAGACAAATACGATAAAGAAGCTATAACGGCGTTTAAACAAATAAACGGCTATGCGGTAGTGGTAGAACAAGCGATCAATAAGAAAAATGAATTAGCTTTAAAAACAATGTATAAGAACAATGGGAGCTATAAAAATAATGAAGTTTATAAAGCATTTTCAAGCACCTCACTCGACGCTGATGCGAAGGTGCGCCATAGGTTGAGTTCCTATAGTGGTGCTACAGGGAATACTACCCAAAAACCGCTAAATAGTCAAGAGGATTTATTAAAAAATACAGAATTAAATAACGAACCACCCAAGAAGCTACAAATTTATCCCCCCTTGAACTTGCCAACGCCGAAAAGTTAG
- a CDS encoding HP1117 family Sel1-like repeat protein, with the protein MGYVSKLALKICLASLCLFSALGAEHLEQKRNYIYKGEEAYNNKEYERAASFYKSAIKNGEPLAYVLLGIMYENGRGVPKDYKKAAEYFQKAVDNDIPRGYNNLGVMYKEGRGVPKDEKKAVEYFRIATEKGYTNAYINLGIMYMEGRGVPSNYVKATECFRKAMHKGNVEAYILLGDIYYSGNDQLGIEPDKDKAIVYYKMAADISSSRAYEGLAESYQYGLGVEKDKKKAEEYMQKACDFDIDKNCKKKNTSSR; encoded by the coding sequence ATGGGATACGTAAGCAAATTAGCTTTGAAGATTTGTTTGGCAAGTTTATGTTTATTTAGCGCTCTTGGTGCAGAACACCTTGAACAAAAAAGGAATTATATTTATAAGGGAGAGGAAGCTTATAATAATAAGGAATATGAGCGAGCGGCTTCTTTTTATAAGAGCGCTATTAAAAATGGTGAACCGCTTGCTTATGTTCTTTTAGGGATCATGTATGAAAATGGTAGGGGTGTGCCTAAAGATTACAAGAAAGCGGCTGAATATTTTCAAAAAGCGGTTGATAACGATATACCTAGAGGGTATAACAATTTAGGCGTGATGTATAAAGAGGGTAGGGGCGTGCCTAAAGATGAAAAGAAAGCCGTGGAATATTTTAGAATAGCTACAGAGAAAGGCTATACTAACGCTTATATCAACTTAGGCATCATGTATATGGAGGGTAGGGGCGTTCCAAGCAACTATGTGAAAGCGACAGAGTGCTTTAGAAAAGCGATGCATAAGGGTAATGTAGAAGCTTATATCCTTTTAGGGGATATTTATTATAGTGGGAATGATCAATTGGGTATTGAGCCAGACAAAGATAAGGCGATTGTCTATTATAAAATGGCGGCTGATATAAGTTCTTCTAGAGCTTATGAAGGGTTAGCAGAATCTTATCAGTATGGGTTAGGCGTAGAAAAAGATAAAAAAAAGGCTGAAGAATACATGCAAAAAGCATGCGATTTTGACATTGATAAAAATTGTAAGAAAAAGAACACTTCAAGCCGATAA
- a CDS encoding DUF3519 domain-containing protein, whose protein sequence is MNEREIYDLDYAIVKAKDLKPSFTTGGTQKRTDMNEEQIKSIAQNFDPKKIFGSGGFEDLPIILHDGQVIAGNHRIQGMLNFTPKSRYIYNKAIKEYYHIDLKPDELLVRVPHNRLNNTEINNLAASSNQGRFNSESDHAIAVLSHYEAKLKELEKKLDADSIYSLKNIVAKNLNFDKATHPNVGDSNLALLMFNMPRTKTQGIELLNRWQKEFSNDIKSYEKVKKMFVDNAGSFHNLIHDMNFPKVSLNAYLSDIMDRSFANLKNYQTTSESLKDLSEKFYKTSSLEMFEKSDQSVSDISEILGGAIARFARFDDPSKALFEALKSDNIKKGLKEFKIADVTKDMFNPDSKEFKDIDIYDFTHYLLMVNREPNENNPTLKRLIEAVKDMQKESEKGSKKPKLEAPSEWGPNYSEFKNDGLGAINKLLETKKGFVAGAFHKEGLGDIDLVWGNKDYGLEHILKRREKQAKNQGLNEQQAKEYALNIVKSIPEVLEKGTKGTDHLGRVFVDYDNKRVGLNNTWNNKDLENHWVVSSYEE, encoded by the coding sequence TTGAACGAACGAGAGATTTACGATTTGGATTATGCGATCGTGAAAGCTAAAGATCTAAAGCCAAGTTTTACCACAGGCGGGACGCAAAAGAGAACGGACATGAACGAAGAACAGATTAAAAGCATTGCGCAGAATTTTGATCCTAAAAAGATATTTGGGAGCGGAGGGTTTGAAGATTTACCGATCATTCTACATGACGGGCAAGTGATCGCAGGGAACCACCGCATCCAAGGCATGCTGAATTTCACGCCTAAAAGCAGATACATTTATAATAAAGCGATCAAGGAATACTATCACATAGACTTAAAACCGGACGAGTTGTTAGTGCGAGTGCCACACAACCGCCTAAACAATACCGAGATCAACAATTTAGCGGCTTCAAGCAATCAAGGAAGATTTAACAGCGAGAGCGATCATGCAATAGCGGTTTTAAGCCACTATGAAGCGAAATTGAAAGAATTAGAGAAAAAATTAGACGCCGATAGCATCTACTCACTTAAAAATATCGTAGCTAAAAATTTGAATTTTGATAAGGCTACTCATCCTAATGTGGGCGATAGTAATTTAGCGCTTTTAATGTTTAACATGCCACGAACGAAAACGCAAGGGATAGAGTTACTCAACCGATGGCAGAAAGAATTTTCTAACGACATTAAAAGCTATGAAAAAGTAAAAAAAATGTTTGTAGATAACGCCGGAAGCTTTCACAATCTAATCCATGATATGAATTTTCCTAAGGTGAGTTTAAACGCTTATTTAAGCGATATTATGGATCGCAGTTTTGCTAACTTAAAGAATTATCAAACCACGAGCGAGAGCTTAAAAGATTTGAGCGAAAAATTTTATAAAACGAGTTCTTTAGAGATGTTTGAAAAGAGCGATCAAAGCGTGAGCGATATCAGCGAGATTTTAGGAGGTGCGATCGCCAGGTTTGCGAGGTTTGATGATCCTTCTAAGGCGTTATTTGAAGCGTTAAAGAGCGATAACATTAAAAAAGGTTTGAAAGAATTTAAGATCGCAGATGTTACTAAGGATATGTTTAACCCTGATAGTAAAGAGTTTAAGGACATTGATATTTACGATTTCACGCATTACCTTTTAATGGTGAATAGAGAGCCGAATGAAAATAACCCTACCTTAAAGCGCTTGATAGAAGCCGTTAAGGACATGCAAAAAGAGAGCGAGAAAGGGAGTAAAAAACCAAAGCTTGAAGCGCCTAGCGAATGGGGACCTAATTACAGCGAGTTTAAAAATGATGGCTTAGGAGCGATTAACAAGCTATTAGAAACTAAAAAAGGTTTTGTAGCGGGAGCATTTCATAAGGAAGGTTTAGGGGATATTGATTTAGTTTGGGGTAATAAAGATTACGGGTTAGAACACATTTTGAAGCGCCGAGAGAAGCAAGCCAAAAACCAAGGATTAAACGAACAACAAGCCAAAGAATACGCCCTAAATATCGTTAAATCTATCCCTGAAGTGTTAGAGAAAGGCACTAAAGGAACGGATCATTTAGGGCGTGTGTTTGTAGATTATGATAATAAGAGAGTAGGTTTAAATAACACATGGAATAACAAAGATTTAGAAAATCACTGGGTAGTAAGCAGTTATGAAGAATAG
- the uvrB gene encoding excinuclease ABC subunit UvrB: MPLFDLKSPYPPAGDQPQAIEALTKSLKNNNHYQTLVGVTGSGKTYTMANVIAQTNKPALIMSHNKTLCAQLYSEFKAFFPHNRVEYFISHFDYYQPESYIPRRDLFIEKDSSINDDLERLRLSATTSLLGYDDVIVIASVSANYGLGNPEEYLKVMEKIKVGEKHAYKSFLLKLVEMGYSRNEVVFDRGSFRATGECVDIFPAYNDAEFIRIEFFGDEIERIAVFDALERNEIKRLDSVMLYAASQFAVGSERLNLAIKSIEDELALRLKFFKEQDKMLEYNRLKQRTEHDLEMISATGVCKGIENYARHFTGKAPNETPFCLFDYLGIFEREFLVIVDESHVSLPQFGGMYAGDMSRKSVLVEYGFRLPSALDNRPLKFDEFIHKNCQFLFVSATPNKLELELSQKNVAEQIIRPTGLLDPKFEVRDSDKQVQDLFDEIKLVVARDERVLITTLTKKMAEELCKYYAEWGLKVRYMHSEIDAIERNHIIRSLRLKEFDILIGINLLREGLDLPEVSLVAIMDADKEGFLRSETSLIQTMGRAARNANGKVLLYAKKITQSMQKAFEITSYRRAKQEEFNKIHNITPKTVTRALEEELKLRDDEIRIAKALKKDKMPKSEREKIIKELDKKMRECAKNLDFEEAMRLRDEIAQLRTL, encoded by the coding sequence ATGCCTTTATTTGATTTAAAAAGCCCTTATCCACCAGCAGGCGATCAGCCCCAAGCCATAGAAGCCTTAACAAAAAGCTTGAAAAATAACAACCATTATCAAACTCTAGTGGGGGTTACAGGAAGCGGTAAGACTTACACGATGGCTAATGTCATCGCTCAAACCAATAAACCCGCTTTGATCATGAGCCATAATAAGACCTTATGCGCGCAGCTTTATAGCGAGTTTAAGGCGTTTTTCCCGCATAATAGGGTGGAGTATTTTATCTCCCACTTTGATTACTACCAGCCTGAGAGCTATATCCCTAGAAGGGATTTGTTCATTGAAAAAGACAGCTCTATTAACGATGATTTAGAGCGTTTGAGATTGAGCGCAACCACCTCGCTTTTAGGTTATGATGATGTGATCGTGATAGCGAGCGTTTCGGCTAATTATGGTTTGGGTAACCCTGAAGAATATCTAAAAGTCATGGAAAAAATCAAAGTGGGCGAGAAGCACGCTTATAAGAGCTTTTTATTAAAGCTAGTGGAAATGGGTTATAGCCGTAATGAAGTGGTGTTTGATAGGGGGAGTTTTAGAGCGACCGGAGAATGCGTGGATATTTTCCCCGCTTATAATGACGCTGAATTTATCAGGATTGAATTTTTTGGCGATGAGATAGAAAGGATTGCTGTCTTTGACGCTTTAGAAAGAAATGAGATCAAGCGCTTGGATTCTGTCATGCTTTATGCAGCCAGTCAGTTTGCCGTAGGGAGCGAGAGGTTGAATTTAGCCATTAAAAGCATTGAAGATGAACTCGCTTTAAGGTTGAAATTTTTTAAAGAGCAGGATAAAATGCTTGAATACAACCGCCTCAAACAACGCACCGAGCATGATTTAGAAATGATTAGCGCGACCGGTGTGTGTAAGGGCATTGAAAATTACGCGCGCCATTTCACCGGTAAAGCCCCTAATGAAACGCCTTTTTGCTTGTTTGATTATTTAGGGATATTTGAGCGGGAGTTTTTAGTCATTGTAGATGAAAGCCATGTGAGTTTGCCGCAATTTGGGGGGATGTATGCAGGGGATATGAGCAGGAAAAGCGTTTTAGTGGAATATGGTTTTAGATTGCCCAGCGCTTTAGACAACCGCCCTTTAAAGTTTGATGAATTTATCCATAAAAATTGCCAATTCCTTTTTGTGTCTGCTACGCCCAATAAGCTAGAATTAGAACTTTCTCAAAAGAATGTCGCTGAGCAAATCATTCGCCCTACAGGGCTTTTAGACCCCAAATTTGAAGTGCGAGACAGCGATAAGCAAGTCCAGGATTTATTTGATGAAATCAAGTTGGTGGTGGCCAGAGATGAAAGGGTGCTAATCACCACGCTCACTAAAAAAATGGCAGAAGAATTGTGTAAATATTATGCTGAATGGGGCTTGAAGGTGCGTTACATGCATAGCGAAATTGATGCGATTGAAAGGAATCACATCATCCGCTCTTTAAGGCTTAAAGAATTTGACATTTTAATAGGGATCAATCTTTTGAGAGAAGGGCTGGATTTGCCTGAAGTCTCTTTAGTAGCGATCATGGATGCGGATAAAGAAGGGTTTTTAAGGAGCGAAACAAGCCTCATTCAAACCATGGGGCGAGCCGCTAGAAACGCTAATGGCAAGGTTTTATTATACGCTAAAAAGATCACTCAAAGCATGCAAAAAGCCTTTGAGATCACGAGTTACAGGCGTGCTAAGCAAGAAGAGTTCAATAAAATCCATAACATCACCCCTAAAACCGTTACTCGCGCTTTAGAAGAGGAATTGAAATTAAGAGACGATGAGATTAGAATCGCTAAAGCCTTAAAAAAGGACAAAATGCCTAAAAGTGAAAGGGAAAAAATCATTAAAGAATTGGATAAAAAAATGCGAGAATGCGCGAAAAATTTGGATTTTGAAGAAGCGATGCGTTTGAGAGACGAAATCGCTCAATTAAGAACGCTTTAA
- the ggt gene encoding gamma-glutamyltransferase, whose translation MRRSFLKTIGLGVIALSLGLLNPLSAASYPPIKNTKVGLALSSHPLATEIGQKVLEDGGNAIDAAVAMGFALAVVHPAAGNIGGGGFAVIHLANGENVALDFREKAPLKATKNMFLDKQGNVVPKLSEDGYLAAGVPGTVAGMEAMLKKYGTKKLSQLIDPAIKLAENGYAISQRQAETLKEARERFLKYSSSKKYFFKKGHLDYQEGDLFVQKDLAKTLNQIKTLGAKGFYQGQVAELIEKDMKKNGGIITKEDLASYNVKWRKPVVGSYRGYKIISMSPPSSGGTHLIQILNVMENADLSALGYGASKNIHIAAEAMRQAYADRSVYMGDADFVSVPVDKLINKAYAKKIFDTIQPDTVTPSSQIKPGMGQLHEGSNTTHYSVADRWGNAVSVTYTINASYGSAASIDGAGFLLNNEMDDFSIKPGNPNLYGLVGGDANAIEANKRPLSSMSPTIVLKNNKVFLVVGSPGGSRIITTVLQVISNVIDYNMNISEAVSAPRFHMQWLPDELRIEKFGMPADVKDNLTKMGYQIVTKPVMGDVNAIQVLPKTKGSVFYGSTDPRKEF comes from the coding sequence ATGAGACGGAGTTTTTTAAAAACGATTGGCTTGGGTGTGATAGCGCTCTCTTTGGGCTTGTTAAACCCTTTGAGTGCGGCGAGTTACCCTCCCATTAAAAACACTAAAGTGGGATTAGCCCTTTCTAGCCACCCGCTAGCCACTGAAATTGGGCAAAAGGTTTTAGAAGATGGGGGTAATGCGATTGATGCGGCCGTAGCGATGGGATTTGCTCTAGCAGTCGTCCATCCGGCAGCAGGCAATATTGGTGGGGGAGGTTTTGCGGTTATCCATTTGGCTAATGGTGAAAATGTTGCCTTAGATTTTAGAGAAAAAGCACCATTAAAAGCCACTAAGAACATGTTTTTAGACAAGCAAGGCAATGTAGTCCCTAAACTCAGTGAAGATGGCTATTTGGCGGCCGGGGTTCCTGGAACGGTGGCGGGCATGGAAGCGATGTTGAAAAAATACGGCACCAAAAAACTATCGCAACTCATTGATCCTGCCATTAAATTGGCTGAAAATGGTTATGCGATTTCACAAAGACAAGCAGAAACCCTAAAGGAAGCAAGGGAGCGGTTTTTAAAATACAGTTCTAGCAAAAAGTATTTTTTTAAAAAAGGGCATCTTGATTATCAAGAAGGGGATTTATTTGTCCAAAAAGATCTAGCCAAGACTTTGAATCAAATCAAAACGCTAGGTGCTAAAGGTTTTTATCAAGGGCAAGTCGCTGAGCTTATTGAGAAAGACATGAAAAAGAATGGAGGGATTATCACTAAAGAAGATTTAGCCAGTTACAATGTGAAATGGCGCAAACCGGTAGTGGGGAGTTATCGTGGGTATAAGATCATTTCTATGTCGCCACCAAGTTCAGGAGGCACGCATTTGATCCAGATTCTCAATGTCATGGAGAATGCGGATTTGAGTGCTCTTGGGTATGGGGCTTCTAAGAATATCCATATCGCTGCAGAAGCGATGCGTCAGGCTTATGCGGACCGATCGGTTTATATGGGAGATGCTGATTTTGTTTCAGTGCCGGTGGATAAATTGATTAATAAAGCGTATGCCAAAAAAATTTTTGACACTATCCAGCCAGATACGGTTACGCCAAGCTCTCAAATCAAACCAGGAATGGGGCAGTTGCATGAGGGGAGCAACACCACGCATTATTCTGTAGCGGACAGGTGGGGGAATGCAGTCAGCGTTACTTACACCATTAACGCCTCTTATGGGAGCGCTGCTAGTATTGATGGGGCAGGATTTTTATTGAACAATGAAATGGATGATTTTTCCATAAAGCCTGGGAATCCTAATCTCTATGGTTTAGTGGGGGGCGATGCGAATGCGATTGAAGCCAATAAGCGCCCTTTAAGCTCCATGTCGCCTACGATCGTGTTGAAAAACAATAAGGTTTTTTTGGTGGTGGGAAGCCCTGGAGGGTCTAGGATTATCACTACGGTGTTGCAAGTGATTTCTAATGTCATTGATTATAATATGAATATTTCTGAAGCGGTCTCAGCCCCAAGATTTCACATGCAATGGTTGCCTGATGAATTAAGGATTGAAAAGTTTGGCATGCCCGCTGATGTGAAAGATAACCTCACTAAAATGGGCTATCAGATTGTTACTAAGCCGGTTATGGGTGATGTGAATGCGATCCAAGTTTTGCCTAAAACTAAAGGGAGCGTTTTCTATGGATCAACGGATCCAAGGAAAGAATTTTAA